GTAGTTGCCTCGTTCGCCACTTCGGCAGAATCAACTTCGTTCGTGCTCGATTCGTCTGTTATGGTCGGTGCTGTTTCCACGGTGTTCGACTCCTCCACTTCGGGTTCGGGTTCTTCTTCCACAACAACTGGTTGTGGCGGCTCTGATGGTACTGGCTCACTCTCAACTTGTTTGTTCTGATAAACTGTCATTAGATTAGCCATATCAGCGGTTATGGGGCGACCTTCTTGTTTCAAATACGCCTCAGTAATATGGTCACAAACCAACATGGAAACTTCGGTCACGTTCATCTTGATCCGCTTGACAACATCGCCGTGAGACATATTCTCAATATTCATTCCATTTACCTCGATCACTTTATCCCCGACTCGAAGGCCTGCTTTCTGCGCTTCACTGCCATCGTCAACAGCGCTGATACTTTGCCCCGCTTGAATATTTCGCTCGCCATGGAGGTTAAACCCATAGCCACCTTCTCCTCGTTTCATCACAACGAGCCGAGGAGCTGAAACGGTGTCAGCGTCATATTCCATGCTCATTTTCCCCGGAAAATATACAGAGAAAGGGAAGGAAAGAATCTGTAGCTAACTGTGATTAAATCTGTCGCAAATCGGTTCCCCGAATGTTGCGTCTTCCTGCCTTTCTAACTCAAACAATTCAAGTAATCTAATGAGAGGAGAATAAATTATTATGTACATTCCTTATATGGAGCCCCCCCGCCCAAATATTCCATAGTTTCCGGTGAAATCGAGTAGAGTCCATTTCGTTTTCACTAAATTCGAAAAAATTTCcgctaaaaactgaaaaaataacataaaattgCTGTATCAAACCATTCTCATGATATCGGGAAAAATTTTGACTCTCTTACTTTAGAACtcttgaaacattttgataCAGAAGGTTGCAAATAgtataaacaaaaataaaaaaaggagaaaagaagtAGTTTAGTACGTATTTAATCAACTGATGCCACATAATGATTGTCAGCTCCCGAACTAAATTGAAACCGAAAAAGGTGGCCCCAAAGCCATTTTTGAGAGAGATAACCTTCATAGCGGTGTGTAATTAACATTTCTCACacttttgaaatcttttctatttgtttattgAACTGCGAAATGCTTTAAAATTACTGAATGTAGTTCGATCCATgctattttctagaaaattccCAACGTATGAGTCACTGAATCGAGAAAAAATTACGTTTTGTTCTAGTTGCTAAGATGAAACATAATGTCCAAGAAAATCCTTTGTTTTTAGCACTTCTGTCGGAAATTATTGCTATCTTCGCCCACACTATTAAAACTCCCACGCGTTTCCCACGCAAGAACAAAGTTCAGAGGAAGCCAGGGTACCCTTAGTTCCTCTCAGGGTGGTATCGTCTCCAATTAAAGAGTGAAGCTGGGGTCAAGTTTGCACAATGCGAGCCCGCGATTCATGACTGGTCAAAACAATATGGCGGAGTTCTATGGCAGTAGTGCCAACTATGAATCTCAGGCAAAAATGAGTTTCAGAGCGTTT
This region of Pocillopora verrucosa isolate sample1 chromosome 3, ASM3666991v2, whole genome shotgun sequence genomic DNA includes:
- the LOC131782857 gene encoding Na(+)/H(+) exchange regulatory cofactor NHE-RF1-like, giving the protein MSMEYDADTVSAPRLVVMKRGEGGYGFNLHGERNIQAGQSISAVDDGSEAQKAGLRVGDKVIEVNGMNIENMSHGDVVKRIKMNVTEVSMLVCDHITEAYLKQEGRPITADMANLMTVYQNKQVESEPVPSEPPQPVVVEEEPEPEVEESNTVETAPTITDESSTNEVDSAEVANEATTPEEVKQLNEVLEKEEESLPAPTTNGTVNHSEVEPAPEPSPEPARPQPTPVVPTPVVPPPTAQHASTQKPTSKPLRSTIKQQKTESWDDKYKKFQNL